A single window of Bordetella genomosp. 11 DNA harbors:
- a CDS encoding MmgE/PrpD family protein, translated as MTTTGAAGAPPLTRHVAEFVVGTQEKDIPQEVQQLGKKAILDALGVVLPGAVSQPGRVLAAYLADLGCRGDATVFGTALKLSPRFAALANGTAMHADDYDDTLQAETGRFQGVHPTAPVLAAVLAAGEARGASGRDVLLAYQVGVEVACRLFDATHVDHILNGFHATATCGMLGAAAGVGRLYGMDADGIATTLGIAASQAGGLQENFGQSVKPFHAGRSAEVGIFAADLQQRGFTASPIILEARRGFFQALGGGYEASRLMDKLGRPWSFVDRGIWLKAFPTGSLGHPAMTKMLELVRQHDIRPGDVARIRVKTSQNIHHTLLHHRPTTELQAKFSLEFCLAVLLLERKCGLNQFHDDYVMRPDVQATIGKVEYTTFTPEEAGRDNHTIVTSHVEIELNDGTRYGGRVDAGKGNKANPMSEEEVAEKFRECATFGGWPADKAERAIALVRQLEQVKDAREITRELAAETAA; from the coding sequence ATGACGACGACCGGCGCCGCCGGTGCGCCACCCTTGACCCGCCATGTCGCGGAGTTCGTGGTGGGCACGCAGGAAAAGGACATTCCCCAGGAAGTCCAGCAATTGGGCAAGAAAGCCATCCTCGACGCGCTGGGCGTGGTATTGCCCGGCGCGGTTTCGCAGCCCGGACGCGTACTGGCCGCGTACCTGGCGGACCTCGGTTGCCGCGGCGATGCCACCGTGTTCGGTACCGCGCTGAAGCTATCGCCGCGTTTCGCCGCCCTGGCCAACGGCACGGCCATGCACGCCGACGACTACGACGACACGCTGCAGGCGGAAACCGGGCGCTTCCAGGGGGTGCATCCGACGGCCCCGGTGCTGGCCGCGGTGCTTGCCGCCGGCGAAGCGCGCGGCGCGTCGGGCCGCGACGTACTGCTCGCCTATCAGGTCGGCGTGGAGGTGGCCTGCCGACTGTTCGACGCGACGCACGTCGACCACATCCTGAACGGTTTTCACGCGACCGCCACCTGCGGCATGCTGGGTGCGGCGGCGGGCGTCGGTCGCCTGTACGGAATGGATGCCGACGGCATCGCGACCACCCTGGGCATCGCGGCGAGCCAGGCCGGCGGCCTGCAGGAAAACTTCGGCCAGTCCGTCAAGCCGTTTCACGCGGGACGGTCGGCGGAGGTGGGCATTTTCGCCGCGGATCTGCAGCAGCGCGGCTTTACGGCATCGCCGATCATCCTGGAAGCCAGGCGCGGTTTCTTCCAGGCACTGGGTGGCGGGTACGAGGCTTCCCGCCTGATGGACAAGCTGGGCCGGCCATGGTCCTTCGTCGATCGCGGCATCTGGCTCAAGGCCTTCCCCACCGGCAGCCTGGGACATCCGGCCATGACCAAAATGCTGGAACTGGTCAGGCAGCACGATATCCGTCCCGGGGACGTCGCCCGCATTCGCGTGAAGACCAGCCAGAATATTCACCATACGCTGCTGCACCATCGTCCGACGACTGAGCTGCAGGCCAAGTTCAGCCTGGAATTCTGCCTGGCCGTGTTGCTGCTGGAGCGCAAGTGCGGCTTGAACCAGTTCCATGACGACTACGTGATGCGGCCGGATGTGCAGGCCACCATCGGCAAGGTCGAGTACACCACTTTCACGCCGGAAGAAGCCGGGCGCGACAACCACACCATCGTGACCTCGCATGTGGAGATCGAGCTGAACGACGGTACGCGCTACGGCGGACGTGTCGACGCAGGCAAGGGCAACAAGGCCAATCCCATGTCGGAAGAGGAGGTCGCGGAAAAATTCCGCGAATGCGCGACGTTCGGCGGCTGGCCGGCCGACAAGGCGGAACGCGCCATCGCGCTGGTCCGGCAGTTGGAGCAGGTGAAGGATGCGCGCGAAATCACGCGCGAACTGGCCGCGGAGACGGCTGCATAG
- a CDS encoding tripartite tricarboxylate transporter substrate binding protein yields MAKAEPDGYTVLMGFNTALTMNPSLFKNLPFDVQRDFKPVTMLASAQYVLVVNPSLPVHSVQDLIALAKARPGQLNYSSSGPGSPLHLAGELFKARTGTDITHIPYKGGGPATIGLLGGQAQLMFGSVSAVMPHVREGKLRALAVTGLKRSDVAPELPTLDQSGLPGFNVTSWYGLLVPARTPDAIVARLSAAAQKVIQLPEVRDAMAKQGLELSIDTPQEFARTIKTETATWSELIRKMNIHAD; encoded by the coding sequence GTGGCCAAGGCCGAACCGGACGGCTATACCGTGCTGATGGGATTCAACACGGCATTGACCATGAATCCGTCGTTGTTCAAGAACCTGCCCTTCGATGTGCAGCGCGATTTCAAGCCGGTCACCATGCTGGCCTCCGCGCAGTATGTGCTGGTCGTCAATCCGTCGCTACCGGTGCATTCCGTGCAGGACCTGATCGCGCTGGCCAAGGCCAGGCCCGGCCAGCTGAATTATTCGTCCAGCGGCCCTGGCAGCCCTCTGCATCTGGCCGGCGAGCTGTTCAAGGCACGCACCGGTACGGACATCACCCACATTCCCTACAAGGGAGGCGGCCCGGCGACCATCGGCTTGCTGGGCGGACAGGCCCAACTGATGTTCGGCAGCGTGTCGGCGGTCATGCCGCACGTCAGGGAGGGCAAGTTGCGCGCGCTGGCGGTGACGGGATTGAAACGCTCGGACGTGGCGCCGGAGCTGCCCACCCTGGACCAGTCCGGCCTGCCGGGCTTTAACGTGACGTCCTGGTATGGCTTGCTGGTGCCCGCCCGGACGCCGGATGCGATCGTGGCCAGGTTGTCGGCCGCCGCGCAGAAGGTTATCCAGCTGCCCGAGGTTCGCGATGCCATGGCCAAGCAAGGGTTGGAGCTAAGCATCGATACGCCCCAGGAGTTCGCGCGGACCATCAAGACCGAAACCGCCACCTGGTCGGAGCTGATCCGCAAGATGAATATCCACGCCGATTAG
- a CDS encoding MmgE/PrpD family protein, with product MKNNDVSPVMQKLSRYVSAAASRKIPAKVADRARLHLVDTFAAMISGSRLLPGKKAIDYVKPLGGREEAGVIGTRIVTTAQNAALANGMFGHADETDDTHPPSLTHPGTSVVPSALAIAERGRMSGEKLLRAVVVGYDVCARMLLTLKPMPYLRSGHHAGATGQLFGAAAAAGALLELSPLQVRYMLSYAGQQTAGLYTMFRDPEHIEKAYAMGGMPAHNGLQAALMAAAGWTGVEDIFSGERDFFHTFAPEDFDREDLSRDLGRNYEMLRASIKRWPIGGPIQGPMHVLNDLMAEHGFGADDVEKVVANIPDKELEIVNNRPMPDISVQHLLAVMLLDRKLTFKSAHDFDRMKDPRVLKMRARVQAVGDPSLTDVQRRWRCVMQVHLKDGRVLYGQTMAAKGSFENPLSPAEENEKAMDLLAPVLGKGRAGELLDALWNIDKVKDVRALRKLYMK from the coding sequence ATGAAGAACAATGATGTTTCCCCGGTCATGCAGAAGCTGAGCCGGTACGTATCGGCCGCGGCGTCGCGCAAGATACCCGCGAAGGTGGCCGACCGAGCCAGGCTGCATCTTGTCGATACTTTTGCCGCCATGATCTCCGGATCGCGGCTGCTGCCGGGCAAAAAGGCAATCGACTACGTCAAGCCCTTGGGCGGCCGCGAGGAAGCCGGCGTAATCGGCACGCGCATCGTCACCACCGCACAGAACGCAGCGCTGGCCAATGGCATGTTCGGCCACGCCGACGAGACCGACGACACGCATCCGCCATCGCTGACGCACCCGGGCACCAGTGTGGTCCCTTCGGCCCTGGCGATCGCCGAGCGCGGCCGCATGAGCGGCGAGAAACTGCTGCGCGCCGTGGTGGTCGGTTACGACGTCTGCGCCCGCATGCTGCTGACTCTCAAGCCCATGCCTTATCTGCGTTCCGGCCACCACGCCGGCGCCACCGGCCAGTTGTTCGGCGCGGCCGCCGCCGCGGGGGCCTTGCTGGAACTGAGCCCGCTGCAGGTGCGCTACATGCTGTCGTACGCCGGGCAGCAGACCGCGGGTTTGTACACCATGTTCCGCGACCCCGAACACATCGAAAAGGCCTATGCCATGGGCGGCATGCCAGCGCATAACGGCCTGCAGGCGGCGCTCATGGCGGCGGCGGGCTGGACCGGCGTGGAGGATATCTTCTCGGGCGAACGCGATTTCTTCCATACCTTCGCCCCGGAGGATTTCGACCGCGAGGACCTATCGCGCGACCTGGGCAGGAACTACGAAATGCTGCGCGCGTCGATCAAGCGCTGGCCGATCGGCGGTCCCATCCAGGGCCCGATGCACGTCCTGAACGACCTGATGGCGGAGCACGGATTCGGCGCCGACGACGTCGAAAAGGTCGTGGCCAACATACCGGACAAGGAACTGGAAATCGTCAACAACCGCCCGATGCCGGATATATCGGTGCAGCATTTACTGGCGGTGATGCTGCTCGATCGCAAGCTGACCTTCAAGTCCGCGCATGATTTCGATCGGATGAAGGACCCGAGGGTGCTGAAAATGCGCGCCCGCGTGCAGGCGGTGGGCGATCCCTCGCTGACGGACGTGCAGCGCCGTTGGCGTTGCGTGATGCAGGTGCATCTGAAGGATGGCCGCGTGCTTTACGGACAGACGATGGCCGCCAAGGGAAGCTTCGAGAACCCGCTGTCACCGGCCGAGGAAAACGAGAAAGCCATGGACTTGCTGGCGCCCGTCCTGGGCAAGGGCCGCGCCGGCGAACTGCTCGATGCCTTGTGGAACATCGACAAAGTGAAGGACGTGCGGGCGCTGCGCAAGCTCTACATGAAGTAG
- a CDS encoding SelT/SelW/SelH family protein, protein MTSSAPPRVAITYCTQCQWLLRAAWMAQELLSTFGTDLGEVALLPGTGGIFQVHCGGALLWDRKARGGFPDAKTLKQLVRDHIDPGRDLGHVDRVHPA, encoded by the coding sequence ATGACATCGTCCGCCCCACCCCGCGTTGCCATCACCTACTGCACGCAATGCCAATGGCTGCTGCGCGCGGCGTGGATGGCGCAGGAACTGCTTTCCACGTTCGGCACCGACCTGGGCGAAGTGGCGCTGCTGCCCGGCACCGGCGGTATCTTCCAGGTCCATTGCGGCGGCGCCCTGCTATGGGATCGCAAGGCGCGCGGCGGGTTCCCGGACGCCAAGACGCTGAAGCAGCTGGTACGCGACCACATCGACCCCGGCCGCGACCTGGGTCACGTGGATCGCGTGCATCCGGCGTAA
- a CDS encoding LysR substrate-binding domain-containing protein, giving the protein MHFDLTDLRLFLHTTDSGSITAGAARSHLALASASARLRGLEASLGTALLTRGRRGVQLTAAGHALAYHARSLLRHVDRMQEDLGDYASGFKGRIRLLCNTAAATEHLPEPLGTFLRAHPNIDIDLQEQPSHRILPELREGTADVGIVSDAVDLSGLYITPFRRDRLVLLASRGHALARRARVRYSETLDYDHVGLPVFTALGVYLDDQAARIGRSLRARVRVQGFDAVARLVIQGTGLGIMPESAARRWSGRGGARLLILDETWADRQLMLCARTLEALPNYARALIQALQPQAGDPT; this is encoded by the coding sequence ATGCACTTCGACCTTACCGACCTGCGGCTGTTCCTGCACACGACCGACAGCGGCAGCATCACGGCGGGCGCGGCGCGCAGCCATCTCGCGCTGGCGTCGGCCAGCGCCCGGCTGCGCGGCCTGGAGGCATCGCTGGGTACCGCATTGCTGACGCGGGGCAGGCGCGGCGTGCAGCTTACGGCTGCCGGACACGCCCTGGCCTACCATGCGCGCAGCCTGCTGCGGCACGTGGACCGGATGCAGGAGGACCTGGGCGACTACGCCAGCGGATTCAAAGGCCGCATACGGCTGCTGTGCAACACGGCGGCCGCCACGGAACACCTGCCCGAGCCGCTAGGCACGTTTCTGCGCGCGCATCCCAACATCGACATCGACCTGCAGGAGCAACCCAGCCATCGCATCCTGCCGGAACTGCGCGAGGGCACGGCGGATGTAGGGATAGTTTCGGATGCCGTCGACCTGAGCGGCCTGTACATCACCCCCTTCCGGCGCGACCGGCTGGTCCTGCTGGCCTCGCGCGGCCACGCGTTGGCGCGCCGCGCGCGCGTGCGCTATAGCGAAACGCTGGATTACGACCATGTCGGTCTTCCCGTCTTTACGGCGCTGGGCGTCTACCTCGACGACCAGGCGGCGCGTATCGGCCGGTCGCTGCGCGCGCGCGTCCGGGTGCAGGGATTCGATGCCGTGGCGCGACTGGTCATCCAGGGGACGGGCCTGGGCATCATGCCGGAGTCGGCCGCCCGCCGCTGGAGCGGGCGCGGCGGCGCGCGGCTGCTTATACTCGACGAAACCTGGGCCGACCGGCAGTTGATGCTGTGCGCGCGGACGCTGGAGGCCTTGCCCAACTACGCGCGCGCGCTGATCCAGGCGTTGCAGCCGCAGGCCGGAGACCCGACATGA
- a CDS encoding sulfite exporter TauE/SafE family protein, with amino-acid sequence MDSLFDFYRDGGVALVLLVMASFGLAGLVKGVIGLGLPTVSIALLSVAMAPPQAAALLIIPSMVTNVWQLAAGGRFLYLLRRLWTMLAGVVIGTSLATFWLGGGEPSWAGHALGAALLIYAAVGLSAVRLSVPARAQGWAGPVVGATTGAITSVTGVFVIPAVPYLQALGLDRNELVQAMGLAFTASTIALAGDLIHGGQLGGREAWASLLALVPAMAGMMAGQWLRHRVSPVVFRRCFFLGIGALGLHLLLAG; translated from the coding sequence ATGGATAGCTTGTTCGATTTCTACCGCGATGGCGGCGTCGCCCTCGTTCTGCTGGTCATGGCCAGCTTCGGCCTGGCAGGCCTGGTCAAGGGCGTGATCGGGTTGGGACTGCCCACCGTATCGATCGCGCTGCTCAGTGTGGCTATGGCGCCGCCACAGGCTGCGGCACTGCTCATCATTCCTTCCATGGTTACCAACGTCTGGCAGCTGGCGGCCGGAGGACGTTTCCTGTACCTGCTGCGCCGCTTATGGACCATGCTGGCCGGTGTGGTCATCGGTACCTCGCTCGCGACCTTCTGGCTGGGGGGAGGGGAACCCTCCTGGGCCGGCCACGCACTGGGCGCGGCCCTGTTGATCTACGCGGCGGTCGGCTTGAGCGCCGTGCGGCTGAGCGTGCCGGCGCGCGCGCAAGGCTGGGCGGGGCCGGTGGTAGGGGCCACCACCGGCGCAATCACATCGGTGACCGGGGTGTTCGTGATTCCGGCTGTGCCTTACCTGCAGGCGCTGGGCCTGGACCGCAACGAACTGGTGCAGGCGATGGGACTGGCCTTCACCGCTTCGACCATCGCGTTGGCCGGCGATTTGATCCATGGCGGCCAGCTGGGTGGCCGAGAGGCCTGGGCTTCGCTGCTCGCGCTCGTGCCCGCCATGGCGGGCATGATGGCCGGCCAATGGCTGCGTCACCGCGTCAGCCCGGTCGTGTTCCGCCGGTGTTTCTTCCTGGGCATCGGCGCGCTTGGGCTGCATCTGCTATTGGCCGGTTGA
- a CDS encoding NAD(P)H-hydrate dehydratase has protein sequence MVKDEHVLLTPKEMAMADQAAVSAGHPGIVLMENAGAAVARAVRDRWTLRPVAVLCGPGNNGGDGFVVARHLAAAGWPVTLALLGRVDALRGDAAHHAGLWQGDVLPMAPSVLEGAGLVIDAIFGAGLARPVEGAAAATLRAAADRGLPVCAIDTPSGVDGGTGEVRGTAVPAACTVTFFRKKPGHLLLPGRALCGDLVVADIGIPGSVLETMATHTYENVPALWLPRFPWPRLDGHKYARGHAVVVGGEVMTGAARLSALAAARVGAGLVTLAAPRAAWPVYAAALTSVMVQPITDDTSFANLLSDARKNAIAIGPGAGISDATRAHAQAALATRRAVVLDADALTVFADKSATLFHAIRGPCVLTPHEGEFGRLFDRAGDKLGRARRAAQRSGAVVLLKGADTVIAAPDGRAAINGNAPPDLATGGSGDVLTGMIAGLLAQGMEAFDAACAAAWMHGAAAAAHGPGLIAEDLPGLIPGVLRALKDRASSGRTVGLPA, from the coding sequence ATGGTGAAAGACGAACATGTGTTGCTGACGCCCAAGGAAATGGCGATGGCCGACCAGGCCGCGGTCTCGGCGGGGCATCCGGGCATCGTCTTGATGGAAAACGCGGGCGCGGCGGTCGCGCGCGCCGTGCGGGATCGCTGGACCTTGCGTCCGGTAGCGGTCCTCTGCGGTCCGGGGAACAACGGCGGAGACGGTTTCGTCGTGGCCCGCCATCTGGCGGCCGCCGGCTGGCCCGTCACGCTGGCCTTGCTGGGCCGCGTGGATGCCCTGCGCGGAGACGCCGCGCATCATGCGGGGTTGTGGCAGGGCGACGTGCTGCCCATGGCCCCTTCGGTGCTGGAGGGCGCGGGCCTGGTCATCGATGCGATATTCGGCGCCGGCCTCGCGCGTCCGGTGGAGGGGGCGGCGGCGGCCACGCTGCGCGCGGCCGCCGATCGCGGGCTGCCGGTTTGCGCCATCGATACACCCAGCGGCGTCGATGGGGGGACGGGCGAAGTGCGGGGCACCGCAGTACCCGCGGCCTGCACCGTCACTTTCTTCCGCAAGAAGCCGGGCCACCTGTTGCTGCCGGGGCGCGCCCTGTGCGGCGACCTGGTGGTGGCCGATATCGGCATTCCGGGATCGGTGCTCGAGACCATGGCGACGCATACGTACGAGAACGTGCCGGCATTGTGGTTGCCGCGCTTTCCCTGGCCTCGCCTGGACGGTCATAAGTATGCGCGCGGCCATGCCGTCGTCGTGGGCGGTGAAGTCATGACCGGGGCGGCGCGCCTATCCGCGCTGGCGGCCGCGCGCGTGGGCGCCGGGCTGGTGACGCTGGCCGCGCCACGCGCGGCATGGCCCGTCTATGCGGCCGCGCTGACCAGCGTGATGGTCCAGCCGATCACGGACGACACGTCGTTTGCCAACCTGCTGTCGGATGCGCGCAAGAACGCCATCGCCATCGGGCCGGGGGCGGGCATATCCGACGCCACGCGCGCGCATGCGCAGGCCGCGCTGGCCACCCGCCGAGCGGTGGTGCTGGACGCCGATGCGCTGACCGTCTTCGCCGACAAATCGGCCACGCTGTTTCACGCCATACGCGGGCCTTGCGTGCTGACTCCGCACGAGGGCGAGTTCGGCCGCCTGTTCGACCGCGCCGGCGATAAACTGGGCCGCGCACGGCGCGCCGCCCAGCGCAGCGGCGCGGTGGTGCTGCTGAAAGGCGCGGATACCGTCATCGCGGCACCGGACGGCCGTGCCGCGATCAACGGCAACGCTCCGCCCGATCTGGCCACCGGCGGTAGCGGCGACGTGTTGACGGGGATGATCGCGGGGTTGCTGGCGCAAGGCATGGAGGCTTTCGACGCCGCCTGCGCGGCGGCGTGGATGCACGGGGCGGCCGCGGCCGCGCATGGCCCCGGGTTGATCGCGGAAGATCTGCCTGGGCTGATACCCGGGGTATTGCGCGCCTTGAAAGACCGGGCGTCTAGCGGGCGGACCGTCGGCCTGCCCGCCTGA
- a CDS encoding alpha/beta fold hydrolase, translating into MPESLARRLQSVARAWLRRAAVLGALALTACASSYQPMGPARAVPAIEGNTLVSIDGARLPLRTWQPQLPPWAAIVALHGMNDYSNAFDNAGRYWAGLGIVTYAYDQRGFGAGPRPGIWADTATMIADLNAAVDAVAAAHPGLPVYVLGESMGGAVVASALASAPPAPEAPLSRRVAGAVLSAPAMWGRQVMNPFYRFTLWLGYNTVPGMEVEPPRGLKIMPSDNIEMLRALGADPLVIKRTRVDALKGLVDLMSNAEAALPAIPDNVPLLVLFGRHEQVLPDKVVAETLKRIEDAPGDARPRVAVYKDGYHMLLRDLQAETVWRDIAAWMRAPMVAALPSGAEQRRHAAQAPPTRPGAPQAYAGGNAPP; encoded by the coding sequence ATGCCTGAATCGCTGGCTCGCCGCCTCCAATCGGTGGCGCGCGCCTGGCTGCGGCGCGCGGCCGTGCTGGGCGCCCTGGCATTGACGGCCTGCGCCAGTTCCTACCAGCCCATGGGGCCGGCACGGGCGGTTCCCGCGATAGAGGGTAATACGCTGGTCTCGATAGACGGCGCGCGCCTGCCGCTACGCACCTGGCAACCGCAACTGCCGCCGTGGGCCGCCATCGTCGCCCTGCACGGGATGAACGACTATTCCAATGCGTTCGACAATGCGGGACGCTATTGGGCCGGGCTGGGCATCGTGACGTATGCCTACGACCAGCGCGGATTCGGCGCGGGTCCGCGTCCCGGCATCTGGGCCGACACCGCGACCATGATCGCCGACCTGAACGCCGCCGTGGACGCCGTGGCGGCCGCGCATCCGGGCCTGCCCGTGTACGTCCTGGGTGAAAGCATGGGTGGCGCGGTCGTCGCCTCCGCGCTGGCCAGCGCCCCGCCCGCGCCGGAGGCGCCCTTGTCGCGCCGCGTGGCGGGCGCGGTCCTCTCCGCGCCCGCCATGTGGGGAAGACAGGTCATGAACCCCTTCTACCGCTTCACGCTCTGGCTCGGCTACAACACCGTGCCCGGCATGGAGGTCGAACCGCCCCGCGGCCTGAAGATCATGCCGTCGGACAATATCGAGATGCTGCGCGCGCTGGGCGCGGATCCGCTGGTCATCAAGCGCACGCGCGTCGATGCGCTGAAGGGGCTGGTTGACCTGATGAGCAACGCCGAAGCCGCCCTGCCCGCCATTCCGGACAACGTCCCCCTGCTGGTGCTGTTCGGCCGGCATGAGCAGGTCCTGCCGGACAAGGTGGTCGCGGAAACCTTGAAGCGCATCGAAGACGCGCCCGGCGATGCGCGCCCACGGGTAGCGGTCTACAAGGACGGCTACCACATGCTGCTAAGGGATTTGCAGGCCGAGACCGTCTGGCGCGACATCGCCGCATGGATGCGGGCGCCCATGGTGGCCGCGCTGCCCAGCGGCGCGGAGCAGCGCCGGCATGCCGCGCAGGCACCGCCAACGCGTCCCGGGGCCCCGCAAGCGTATGCGGGCGGCAACGCCCCGCCGTAA
- the modA gene encoding molybdate ABC transporter substrate-binding protein, which translates to MKLQSIVLAMGLSASLFAGAAPAAEVQVAVAANFTAPMKAIAQAFHARTGDTVAAAYGATGQFYAQIKNGAPFEVFLAADDSTPARLEREGATVPGSRFTYATGALALWSAKQGYVDNEGQILRQGGFAHLSIANPKAAPYGLAAVQTLEKLGLMDALRARIVEGQNISQAQQFIASGNAELGFVALSQVYKDGKLTGGSAWVVPESLHAPIRQDAVILAKGRGNPAARAFVDFLKSPEAGAIILSYGYKR; encoded by the coding sequence ATGAAGCTGCAATCCATCGTCCTGGCCATGGGCCTGTCCGCGTCATTGTTCGCCGGCGCCGCGCCGGCCGCCGAGGTCCAGGTGGCCGTGGCGGCCAATTTCACCGCGCCCATGAAGGCGATCGCCCAGGCTTTCCACGCCAGGACCGGCGACACGGTGGCAGCCGCCTACGGCGCGACCGGGCAGTTCTACGCGCAAATCAAAAACGGCGCACCCTTCGAGGTCTTCCTGGCGGCCGACGACAGCACGCCGGCAAGGCTGGAACGGGAAGGGGCCACGGTGCCTGGCAGCCGGTTTACCTACGCGACCGGCGCGCTGGCCCTGTGGTCCGCCAAGCAGGGTTATGTCGACAACGAGGGGCAAATACTGCGGCAAGGCGGTTTCGCCCATCTGTCGATCGCCAATCCCAAGGCCGCTCCCTATGGCCTGGCGGCGGTGCAGACCCTCGAAAAGCTGGGCCTGATGGACGCCCTGCGCGCCCGGATCGTCGAGGGCCAGAACATCAGCCAGGCCCAGCAGTTCATCGCTTCCGGCAATGCCGAGCTGGGGTTCGTCGCCTTGTCCCAGGTGTACAAGGACGGCAAGCTGACCGGCGGTTCCGCCTGGGTCGTGCCCGAATCGCTGCACGCTCCGATCCGCCAGGATGCGGTTATCCTCGCCAAGGGGCGCGGCAATCCCGCCGCGCGCGCCTTCGTCGACTTTCTGAAGAGTCCGGAGGCCGGCGCGATCATTCTTTCCTACGGCTACAAGCGCTGA
- the modB gene encoding molybdate ABC transporter permease subunit has protein sequence MLNAEDAAAIWLTLKLAGLTTLLLLVIGTPIAWWLARTSSRWRGPVSAVVALPLVLPPTVIGFYLLLAMGPNGYVGRLTQAMGIGTLPFSFAGLVVGSLVYSLPFVVQPLHNAFVAIGRLPLEAAATLRAGPWDRFRTVALPLARPGYLTGAVLGFAHTVGEFGVVLMIGGNIPGRTRVVSVQIYDHVEALEYTRAHVLAAGMVVLSFIVLLLLYGRRRDPWSRV, from the coding sequence ATGCTGAACGCCGAGGACGCGGCCGCGATCTGGCTGACGCTGAAGCTGGCGGGGCTGACGACGCTGCTGCTGCTGGTCATCGGCACGCCTATCGCGTGGTGGCTGGCACGGACGTCGTCACGCTGGCGCGGTCCGGTCAGCGCGGTGGTGGCGCTGCCGCTGGTGCTGCCGCCCACCGTCATCGGCTTCTATCTGCTGCTGGCGATGGGCCCCAACGGCTATGTGGGCCGGTTGACGCAGGCCATGGGTATCGGCACCTTGCCCTTCAGCTTCGCGGGGCTGGTGGTGGGGTCGCTGGTGTATTCGCTGCCCTTTGTGGTGCAACCCCTGCACAACGCCTTCGTCGCCATTGGCCGATTGCCGCTGGAAGCCGCGGCCACCTTGCGCGCCGGGCCGTGGGACCGCTTCAGGACCGTCGCGCTGCCGCTGGCGCGACCGGGCTATCTGACCGGCGCGGTACTGGGTTTCGCGCACACGGTGGGCGAGTTCGGCGTGGTGCTGATGATAGGGGGCAATATTCCGGGCCGCACGCGAGTGGTCTCCGTGCAGATCTACGACCACGTGGAGGCGCTGGAATATACCCGCGCGCATGTCCTGGCAGCGGGGATGGTCGTGCTGTCCTTCATCGTCCTGTTGCTGCTGTACGGGCGGCGCCGCGATCCCTGGAGCCGCGTATGA